The sequence below is a genomic window from bacterium.
ACTGCGCGAACATCGGTTTTGGTCAAACCTGTCTGGGAAGCTATTCGTGCGATGACGTCCGCCTTCGTCATGCTGAACTCCTTTCGGACGCTGCTTGTAAAATGTAAAAAAACAATTATTTTCTATCAATATGAGATACCATATATTCTCTCTGATTACGGCTTGCCGCCGAAAGCCTTCCCTAAAAGCCCCGGCTGCAATTATTACATCAGATAGAGTAAATGCGGCTCTCCCTGTTCGAACTTAAGCCACTGCAACCTCGTAATACCATGAAGCAGCATATCTTCCCAGAACGTGCGGGTTTCTTTCAAAACCGGTGGATTTACACCAAGCCCCACCATGGTACCGGCGATATCGATGGCATCCTGATAGGTTCCCATCACATCGACCAGTCCGCGTTCCTTTGCCTGTCTGCCGGTGAAAACCCTGCCATCGGCAAACGACCGCACGGTTTCGGCATCTATGTCACGCCCCTCGGAAACCGCAGTGACAAACTGGTCGTATGTATCCATGATCACGCTGTCAATGAGGGCTTTTTCCTCATCGGTCATCTTCCGGGCCGAACTACCAATGTCTTTGTATTTCCCTGACTTTCGCACAGGAAAATCGATTCCAACTTTTTTATAGAGATCCGAAAAGTCGGCAAAATTGACTATGACGCCGATACTCCCGGTAATAGTACCCGGATTTGCAACTACGGTATCACACGCTGCGGCAATATAATAACCGCCGCTCGCTGCAACCGAACCCATTGAGGCAACAATTTTCTTACCAGCATACCGGGCTTTGATAATGGTCTCGTATATCTCCTGCGAAGCAGCCACACCCCCGCCCGGAGTATCGAGCCGTATGACCACAGCCGGGATATTATTATTTTTCATATACCGTTCGAGCTTGTTCACCACTGATGCCGGACTGATGATG
It includes:
- the sppA gene encoding signal peptide peptidase SppA, with amino-acid sequence MLNKRDIVLGLFILMFFLGFVLIVTIMLSSMSADGFRVAQKRVAVIEIVGPIISPASVVNKLERYMKNNNIPAVVIRLDTPGGGVAASQEIYETIIKARYAGKKIVASMGSVAASGGYYIAAACDTVVANPGTITGSIGVIVNFADFSDLYKKVGIDFPVRKSGKYKDIGSSARKMTDEEKALIDSVIMDTYDQFVTAVSEGRDIDAETVRSFADGRVFTGRQAKERGLVDVMGTYQDAIDIAGTMVGLGVNPPVLKETRTFWEDMLLHGITRLQWLKFEQGEPHLLYLM